The Frankiaceae bacterium genome has a window encoding:
- a CDS encoding 1,4-dihydroxy-6-naphthoate synthase produces MTLSLGFSPCPNDTFVFHALVHGLVDGPGFAQPVYADIDVLNARALADDLDVVKVSYGVLPDLSGYTLLASGGALGRSCGPLVLTRSPGESLVGKTVAVPGEQTTAYLLLRLWDPGFGGVEVMPFDTIMPAVRDGRVDAGLVIHESRFTYRDYGLHAVADLGDWWEDETGLPIPLGAIVARSGLDTAAIESAIRASVEYAWAHPEASRDYVLAHSQELAPEVVDAHIALYVNELTRDLGDEGRRAVDELLRRARGL; encoded by the coding sequence GTGACGTTGAGCCTCGGCTTCTCGCCGTGCCCCAACGACACGTTCGTCTTCCACGCGCTGGTCCACGGGCTCGTCGACGGGCCTGGCTTCGCCCAGCCCGTCTACGCCGACATCGACGTCCTCAACGCCCGCGCGCTCGCCGACGACCTCGACGTGGTGAAGGTGTCGTACGGCGTCCTGCCGGACCTGTCCGGCTACACCCTGCTGGCCAGCGGCGGCGCGCTCGGCCGCAGCTGCGGGCCGCTGGTGCTGACGCGTTCCCCGGGCGAGTCGCTCGTCGGCAAGACCGTCGCGGTGCCCGGCGAGCAGACCACGGCGTACCTGCTGCTGCGGCTGTGGGACCCGGGGTTCGGCGGCGTCGAGGTGATGCCGTTCGACACGATCATGCCGGCGGTCCGCGACGGTCGCGTCGATGCCGGGCTCGTCATCCACGAGTCGCGGTTCACGTATCGGGACTACGGCCTGCACGCCGTTGCCGACCTCGGGGACTGGTGGGAGGACGAGACCGGGCTGCCGATCCCGCTCGGCGCGATCGTCGCGCGGTCCGGTCTCGACACGGCGGCCATCGAGAGCGCGATCCGCGCGTCCGTCGAGTACGCCTGGGCGCACCCGGAGGCGAGCCGCGACTACGTCCTCGCGCACAGCCAGGAGCTGGCGCCCGAGGTGGTGGACGCGCACATCGCGCTGTACGTCAACGAGCTCACCCGCGACCTCGGCGACGAGGGGCGGCGCGCGGTGGACGAGCTGCTGCGGCGGGCCCGCGGCCTCTAG
- the mqnB gene encoding futalosine hydrolase, with protein MALTLVVTAVAAERDAVADGIGSPQAVTVGPYGSSRRCETEGPDVLVMAGGVGPAAAAAATAHACATYDVSLIVSMGVAGAFASARLRHGDVAVASSIVAADLGAMSPERFLDLSALGLDGGAAVDCPPKLVTAARDRLDAAGLHVAVGAILTLSTMTGTAERAAELMSRHGGVAEAMEGAGVAHVAALHEIPVLEVRAVSNEVGLRDRDSWDLVTALVSLATASGALLREPLA; from the coding sequence ATGGCACTGACCCTGGTCGTGACCGCCGTCGCCGCCGAGCGCGACGCCGTTGCCGACGGCATCGGCTCCCCGCAGGCCGTGACCGTGGGGCCGTACGGCTCCTCGCGCCGCTGCGAGACCGAAGGCCCCGACGTCCTCGTCATGGCGGGCGGCGTAGGGCCGGCCGCCGCGGCCGCCGCGACCGCGCACGCGTGCGCGACGTACGACGTCTCGCTCATCGTGTCGATGGGCGTGGCGGGGGCGTTCGCGTCGGCGCGGCTGCGTCACGGCGACGTCGCGGTCGCCTCCTCCATCGTCGCCGCGGACCTCGGCGCGATGAGCCCCGAGCGATTCCTCGACCTGTCCGCGCTCGGCCTCGACGGCGGCGCGGCCGTGGACTGCCCGCCGAAGCTCGTCACCGCCGCGCGCGACCGGCTCGACGCGGCCGGACTGCACGTCGCCGTCGGCGCGATCCTCACGCTGTCGACCATGACCGGCACCGCCGAGCGCGCCGCCGAGCTCATGTCCCGCCACGGCGGAGTCGCCGAGGCGATGGAGGGCGCCGGCGTCGCGCACGTCGCCGCGCTGCACGAGATCCCCGTGCTGGAGGTCCGCGCCGTCAGCAACGAGGTCGGCCTGCGCGACCGCGACTCCTGGGACCTCGTCACGGCGCTCGTCTCGCTCGCCACCGCCTCCGGCGCGCTGCTCCGGGAGCCGCTGGCGTGA